Proteins found in one Quercus robur chromosome 2, dhQueRobu3.1, whole genome shotgun sequence genomic segment:
- the LOC126709736 gene encoding cytochrome P450 81Q32-like isoform X1 has translation MEDPYWFSFALIIIFSIFLKLFIKNKKSATTIKKNLPPSPPSLPFIGHLHLFKQPIQRSLQTLSQNYGNILLLRCGSRTVLLVSSPSAAEDCFTTNDVVFANRPRSLANDHFTYNYSVVSVAPYGDLWRNLRRILTLEILSSSRINAFSSVRQEEVKLLREKLMQSCGKATRKIDLKSKFVELSFNAMTMMIAGKRYFGEDVEDEEEAKRIRGVIRELVDLCAATNMGDFLPFLQWMDLLRVEKKMVGLMKKMDRFLQELVDENGGAGSEVQVKKLMIHNLLKLRQTEPEYYTDEIIKGIIMVLLVAGTDTSSTTLEWAMSLLLNHPTAMERVKAEIDANVGQGRLLDEQDLPKLHYLQNVISETLRLYPPVPLLVPHEASEDCVVGNFDVPQGAMLLVNAWAIHRDPKVWVNPTKFMPERFEGWNSDEGYKLIPFGAGRRGCPGAALANRVIGLTLGTLIQSFEWERIGEEEVDITEYLGLTMPKVKPLEAMCKVKEPMPQHSPMDAII, from the exons atggaagATCCCTACTGGTTTAGCTTTGCTCTGATAattattttctccatttttctcaAGCTCTTcataaaaaacaagaaatcagCAACAACAATCAAGAAGAACCTACCTCCAAGCCCACCATCTCTCCCTTTTATTGGTCACCTTCATCTTTTCAAACAACCAATCCAGCGATCTCTACAAACTCTTTCACAAAACTACGGCAACATCTTACTCCTCCGATGTGGTTCCCGTACAGTCCTCTTAGTCTCTTCCCCTTCAGCCGCCGAAGACTGTTTCACCACAAACGACGTCGTCTTCGCCAACCGTCCGCGCTCGCTTGCCAACGATCACTTCACCTACAACTACTCCGTTGTATCTGTAGCTCCCTATGGTGATCTTTGGCGCAACCTTCGCCGTATCTTGACGCTTGAGATACTCTCTTCCTCTCGTATCAACGCGTTTTCGAGTGTTAGACAAGAAGAGGTCAAGTTACTACGTGAAAAGCTCATGCAAAGTTGTGGGAAAGCCACGAGAAAGATTGATTTGAAGTCTAAGTTTGTGGAGCTTTCTTTCAATGCCATGACAATGATGATAGCTGGGAAGAGGTATTTTGGAGAGGATGTGGAAGATGAAGAGGAAGCTAAGAGAATTCGTGGTGTTATTAGGGAATTGGTGGATTTGTGTGCAGCAACAAATATGGGagattttttaccttttttgcAGTGGATGGATTTGCTGCGTGTGGAGAAGAAGATGGTGGGGTTGATGAAAAAGATGGATAG GTTTTTGCAGGAACTGGTTGATGAAAATGGTGGAGCTGGAAGCGAGGTACAGGTGAAGAAATTGATGATACATAACTTGTTGAAGTTGAGACAAACAGAGCCAGAGTATTACACCGACGAAATCATCAAGGGAATTATTATG gtGCTGCTAGTAGCAGGGACTGATACTTCATCAACTACCTTAGAATGGGCTATGTCACTATTGCTCAACCATCCAACTGCAATGGAAAGGGTCAAAGCTGAGATAGATGCTAATGTGGGACAAGGACGCCTTTTGGATGAACAAGACTTGCCAAAGCTACATTATCTACAAAATGTAATTAGTGAGACACTTCGTTTGTACCCACCTGTTCCTCTTCTTGTGCCACATGAAGCATCTGAAGATTGTGTAGTAGGCAATTTTGATGTGCCTCAAGGGGCAATGTTATTGGTGAATGCTTGGGCCATTCATAGAGACCCTAAGGTTTGGGTGAATCCAACAAAGTTTATGCCAGAAAGGTTTGAAGGGTGGAATAGTGATGAGGGGTATAAGCTAATTCCATTTGGTGCTGGAAGGAGAGGATGTCCTGGGGCTGCATTGGCCAACCGAGTGATTGGATTGACATTAGGGACTTTGATTCAATCATTTGAGTGGGAAAGGATTGGGGAAGAGGAGGTCGACATTACTGAATATTTGGGCCTCACCATGCCCAAGGTCAAGCCTTTGGAGGCAATGTGCAAAGTAAAGGAACCAATGCCTCAGCATTCTCCAATGGATGCCATTATCTAA
- the LOC126709736 gene encoding cytochrome P450 81Q32-like isoform X2 codes for MEDPYWFSFALIIIFSIFLKLFIKNKKSATTIKKNLPPSPPSLPFIGHLHLFKQPIQRSLQTLSQNYGNILLLRCGSRTVLLVSSPSAAEDCFTTNDVVFANRPRSLANDHFTYNYSVVSVAPYGDLWRNLRRILTLEILSSSRINAFSSVRQEEVKLLREKLMQSCGKATRKIDLKSKFVELSFNAMTMMIAGKRYFGEDVEDEEEAKRIRGVIRELVDLCAATNMGDFLPFLQWMDLLRVEKKMVGLMKKMDRFLQELVDENRGPGREAEVKKLMIHNLLKLRETEPEFYTDEIIKGIIMVLLVAGIDTSSTTLEWAMSLLLNHPTAMERVRAEIDANVGQGHLLDEQDFPKLHYLQNVISETLRLYPPVPLLVPREASEDCVVGNYDVPQGAMLLVNAWAIHRDPKVWENPTKFMPERFEGWSGEGYSLIPFGAGRRGCPGVALANRVIGLALGTLIQSFEWERIGEEEVDMTEYLGLTMLKAKPLEAMCKVREPMHQHSPVDAII; via the exons atggaagATCCCTACTGGTTTAGCTTTGCTCTGATAattattttctccatttttctcaAGCTCTTcataaaaaacaagaaatcagCAACAACAATCAAGAAGAACCTACCTCCAAGCCCACCATCTCTCCCTTTTATTGGTCACCTTCATCTTTTCAAACAACCAATCCAGCGATCTCTACAAACTCTTTCACAAAACTACGGCAACATCTTACTCCTCCGATGTGGTTCCCGTACAGTCCTCTTAGTCTCTTCCCCTTCAGCCGCCGAAGACTGTTTCACCACAAACGACGTCGTCTTCGCCAACCGTCCGCGCTCGCTTGCCAACGATCACTTCACCTACAACTACTCCGTTGTATCTGTAGCTCCCTATGGTGATCTTTGGCGCAACCTTCGCCGTATCTTGACGCTTGAGATACTCTCTTCCTCTCGTATCAACGCGTTTTCGAGTGTTAGACAAGAAGAGGTCAAGTTACTACGTGAAAAGCTCATGCAAAGTTGTGGGAAAGCCACGAGAAAGATTGATTTGAAGTCTAAGTTTGTGGAGCTTTCTTTCAATGCCATGACAATGATGATAGCTGGGAAGAGGTATTTTGGAGAGGATGTGGAAGATGAAGAGGAAGCTAAGAGAATTCGTGGTGTTATTAGGGAATTGGTGGATTTGTGTGCAGCAACAAATATGGGagattttttaccttttttgcAGTGGATGGATTTGCTGCGTGTGGAGAAGAAGATGGTGGGGTTGATGAAAAAGATGGATAGGTTTTTGCAGGAACTGGTTGATGAAAATCGTGGACCTGGAAGGGAGGCAGAGGTGAAGAAATTGATGATACATAACTTGTTGAAGTTGAGAGAAACAGAGCCAGAGTTTTACACGGACGAAATCATCAAGGGAATTATTATG GTGCTGCTAGTAGCAGGGATTGATACTTCATCAACTACCTTAGAATGGGCTATGTCACTATTGCTCAACCATCCAACTGCAATGGAAAGGGTCCGAGCTGAAATAGATGCTAATGTGGGACAAGGCCACCTTTTGGATGAACAAGACTTTCCAAAGCTACATTACCTACAAAATGTAATTAGTGAGACACTCCGTTTGTACCCACCTGTTCCTCTTCTTGTGCCACGTGAAGCATCTGAAGATTGTGTAGTAGGCAATTATGATGTGCCTCAAGGAGCAATGTTACTAGTCAATGCCTGGGCCATTCATAGAGACCCTAAGGTTTGGGAGAACCCAACAAAGTTTATGCCAGAGAGGTTTGAAGGGTGGAGTGGTGAGGGGTATAGCCTAATTCCATTTGGTGCTGGAAGGAGAGGATGTCCTGGGGTTGCATTAGCCAATCGGGTGATTGGATTGGCATTGGGGACTTTGATTCAATCATTTGAATGGGAAAGAATCGGTGAAGAGGAGGTTGACATGACTGAATATTTGGGCCTCACCATGCTCAAGGCCAAGCCTTTGGAGGCAATGTGCAAAGTAAGGGAACCAATGCATCAGCATTCTCCGGTGGATGCCATCATCTAA
- the LOC126709762 gene encoding cytochrome P450 81Q32-like encodes MEGSPWFNFALLFVFLLVVSKFVFKRRANPRNLPPSPPALPIIGHLHLLKEPLHRTLHELSEKYGQILFLRCGTRKVLVISSPSAVEECFTKKDIIFANRPRMLAGKHLNYNYKTIGFSSYGDHWRNLRRLTTLELFSTSRLATFTSVRQDEVRLLVKQLFQDSSREKPTKVELRPKLLDLNFNIMLRTIAGKRYYGKEVVDQEAKQFQIIMKEVTELLGSSNLNDFLPVLQWVDFQGLEKRMVILKKKMDRFFQNLVDEHKRMRGSTSSQSVNEVTKMTLIDVMLSLQEIEPEFYTDEVIKSVILATLLAGTETSSTTMEWALSLLLKHPETMHKAWAEINTNVGQARFLDESDLTKLNYLQNVIDETLRLFPPAPLLIPHESSEECTVSGFHVEQGTMLLVNLWTIHRDPKLWVEPERFRPERFEGVEAEGYHYQLLPFGVGRRACPGAALGRRVIGLALGALIQCFEWDKIGESEINMLEEAGIVIPRAEPLEALCKPRQTMINLLYDL; translated from the exons ATGGAAGGATCTCCCTGGTTTAATTTTGCACTTTTATTCGTCTTCTTACTTGTAGTATCAAAGTTTGTCTTCAAAAGACGTGCAAACCCAAGAAACCTCCCTCCAAGCCCACCTGCCCTACCTATTATaggtcatctccatctgcttaAAGAACCCCTTCACCGAACTCTGCATGAACTCTCTGAGAAATATGGCCAGATCTTATTTCTCCGATGTGGGACGCGTAAAGTCCTTGTAATCTCATCACCTTCAGCCGTAGAAGAATGCTTCACAAAGAAAGACATCATCTTTGCAAACCGCCCTCGCATGCTAGCCGGGAAGCACCTTAATTACAACTACAAAACAATAGGGTTCTCCTCCTATGGTGACCACTGGCGAAACCTCAGGCGCCTCACAACCCTAGAGCTCTTCTCTACTAGCCGCCTCGCCACGTTTACCAGCGTTCGCCAAGACGAGGTTAGACTATTGGTGAAGCAACTGTTTCAAGACTCCTCTAGAGAGAAACCAACAAAGGTTGAGCTGAGACCAAAGCTTTTGGATCTTAATTTCAATATCATGCTGAGGACAATTGCTGGGAAGCGATATTATGGGAAGGAAGTGGTGGACCAAGAAGCCAAGCAGTTTCAGATTATCATGAAGGAGGTGACAGAGCTTCTAGGGAGTTcaaatttaaatgattttttgcCAGTGTTACAATGGGTGGATTTTCAAGGGTTGGAGAAGAGGATGGTgattttaaagaagaaaatggaCAGGTTCTTCCAAAATCTCGTTGATGAGCACAAGCGAATGAGAGGTAGTACTTCTAGTCAAAGTGTTAATGAAGTGAcaaagatgacattaattgATGTTATGTTATCACTGCAAGAGATAGAACCAGAATTCTACACCGACGAAGTTATCAAAAGTGTTATACTG GCAACGCTACTTGCTGGGACTGAAACTTCATCAACAACCATGGAATGGGCACTCTCACTTCTTCTTAAGCATCCAGAAACAATGCACAAGGCTTGGGCTGAGATAAACACAAATGTTGGACAAGCCCGCTTTTTGGATGAATCAGACTTAACAAAGCTGAACTACCTACAAAATGTGATTGACGAGACTCTTAGGCTATTCCCACCAGCCCCACTTCTTATACCACATGAATCATCTGAAGAATGCACTGTTAGTGGTTTTCATGTGGAACAAGGCACAATGTTACTAGTCAACTTGTGGACCATTCACAGAGACCCTAAGCTGTGGGTTGAACCAGAAAGGTTTAGGCCAGAGAGATTTGAAGGTGTAGAGGCTGAAGGGTATCACTATCAACTACTTCCATTTGGTGTAGGAAGGAGAGCTTGTCCTGGAGCTGCTCTAGGTAGACGAGTTATAGGGTTGGCATTAGGAGCACTGATTCAGTGTTTCGAGTGGGACAAGATTGGTGAGAGTGAAATCAACATGTTGGAGGAAGCAGGGATTGTCATACCCAGAGCTGAGCCATTGGAAGCTCTGTGCAAACCACGCCAAACTATGATCAACCTCCTCTATGATTTGTGA